The Salvelinus namaycush isolate Seneca chromosome 37, SaNama_1.0, whole genome shotgun sequence sequence CTGCAGCAGTCTCTCTCGGATCTGCGCGATATCCTCTCTGATGTCGCGCTGCATGACAATCCAGGGTGGCTGGATTGTTGTCGATGAGCAGTTGTCGATGAGGTTGTGGGTCATGGGGTCGTCGTACTGATTGTGCTCAAACTTGTTGATGGGCTTTCCGGCGCCACCCAGGTTGCGGAAGTCTCCCCGGGACATGGATTCCTGAATGAGGTCTTCCACCAGCCTCTCCACTGCCTGCGTGACCTTGATCTGCCGGCTGAGCTGGCGGACGTCCCTCTCCACCAGCGCCCCCTCGGCTGCAGCCACTGTCTCACGCTCCTTCTGGAGGTAGTCGAGGACCTGCTCCACTGCCCAATCCACTCGGAACTGCCGGTATTGGCGCTCGCGCTGGCTAGGTGTCCCTGAGCCCACGCCCTCGTAGTGGCAGTGCTGAGGAGCCACGTCTTTCACCTTCTCATCTTCCATCGGACCCCCACAGCTCTGAAGCAGGGACTGGTGCGCCAGCACGGCGCCGCATGCCTCTACCCGCGCAAACAGTGCCTCTTCTGCCGTAGCAGCGCCCGAGTCTGGATGGTACAGCTTGGCCATGCGCAGGTAGGCTTCCTTCACCTGCGCAGGGCTACTCTCTCCCTCATCTGGAAGCTCAAGCTGTAGCAGCTGGTAGCTCTCCTGAATGCTGCAGCTCATACAGGGACCAGAACTCAGCATGCGGAGAAGGAACCGGTAGGCCAGAGGGAGCAGTGCACAGCCATGACAGAAATCCCCACGGTAAATCAACAGCTGTATGGCATAACTCATCTCTGCTGGTGacacagaggcacacacctgCCCAACAGTGACAAACACAATGTTGCTTGTTGTACTTGTTCCCACACTTAATTATTAGCATAGGGATGTAAATCATGCATTTGAAAAGGTCACAGGATGCTTTTGATTCTTTGTTTACATTTTGTTGGTAGCGGTCTAGCCTGAAATCCATAACCACTTTTGTTAACATGCCCCTCCTTGTACTCCATGTCATTGCCAGGGATTGGTAAGGAATGGAATGATATTAGAAACAGATTGGTGGTACCCACGCTGGTAGTAGTCCACTCTTTGATGGAATTATGCACTTCTTAATTTGACACCTACTGTCACATGCATTAAAGATACAACATATAGCCTCACAGACATGTAATCGGTGACTACAGTAACTATGCCCGTGTTATGAACACCAGTAGCTAGCTGTCATCTTTATTACCCGGATAGCTAGAAGCTAAATCGTGCTAGCTGAACTCCATGGCTAACTGCATCGTTCTTCGCGCGTTTTGGGTAAACAAAGCATCTCGCTAACAAGATACTAATTGCACTAACCTTATTCAAAAACAGTCTCCCTTCTCATTAGTTTCAGACAGTATTTCACACTAGGTTCAGCGCCAGACGACAATCAGGTCGGAACACCTAGGTATAATAAGAACGGGTCGGACATGCTTGTTTGGTGCTGTTGGCTAACTCTCCCAATGAATGCAGGGAGTGGAAGTTTTTGCCTAAGCCTGTGGGTTTTTTTTAAACTACAGAGACACTAAAGACAAACTTAATGTGAACAAATGTGGGTTTTGAATATGCTAGCACTATAGTCTATTGCTTTTGTTTTCTATTTTTGTATTACATTTTATTTCTAATACATTGAGTTGACTGTTCAATATTAATTTGTTTTGTTCAAACAAAGCATTGTCACACAAGACTACTAAGATAACATTTTGTGCAAGTAGCCTGCATTTGTAAACAGATGTGTCTTCCCCAAAAATACACTGTGAATGTGTTGTACATGCAACTAAAGGTCTAATTCATTGGAACGTTTAAAACAGGCTAATGCCGCGTTCATCTGTTGGTCGGAACTAGGAAACGGCATTTCCGACTTGCTAACTTGTTGAACTCAGaacgtgtataactacaaccagcaGGGAAGTCAGAAATGTCAATTTCCTAGTTCAGACTACCTCAACCAGTTAGTAAATCGAAAATGCAGTTTCCTATTTCCGACTAGCACATGAACGCGGCATTATGCCATCTACGTCTGCAGAcagccatatatggatgttagcCTGTAATCACTAGCTAGCAACCAAACTAAACAAGACGGGTGCGAACGAAacggagggacctacctgaatgtGTTCAATGGAAACTAATGAGACTAAAAAATACActcctgggtaccagtctgtttgtgccatcatcaTGCCAGTCCTTGCCGCTCCTTATGCAAACAATGACAGAACCAGACAGaacaaacagatctaggaccaggctgtCAATGGCTCTCTTACGTTAAGCAGACGTTTACTTTCAAATGGCCGTATGCTTGTTTATGTTCAAGAAACAAATAATTGTAAACTAATTTGTTTAGGCTGCATAACACTATGTTACTACATGTATTCGTATGTTTTCTATTGAGTTTAAAAAAGCTAGATGATCAGAATTCACCACACAGTATTTGCTAATGAAAATAAAAAATCAGCGGCCAATATAAAATGTGTTAATTTATTGCAAACTTTGGAGACAATTCATTTTTCCAATTTAAGAATGTACTGTAAAAGTGGACATTATTATCATCACATTTGTCgcttgctttaaaaaaaaattgaatggcCCCTATCTCCACTATTCCCCCTTCAGGTCGCTGATTAGGAATGGCTCCAGCTCCATCAGGATATCTAAGAATATATCTTTGCCTTTGGGCCCACATGCTTTCAGAGGACCATCGTAGAGCTCCCTCATCCTGTTCTGGGTGGTTCTGTTAGCCTTCACGTCACTGTAGGTGTTTGGGGTGATGATGTCCCAGTCCAGGAGTCTATCCAATATGGGATCCAGCTGGCTCACTCTGTTGATCAGGGCCGTCCGGTGATGGTCCACAAAGTGTTTATCTGAGGTAGAGAGGACATGGCTTGGGACTTTTGGCAGTGATGGAATGCAAAGCATAGATTATGTATTTGATAGGGTCCTATATCTCTACACCCTACCTTTAAtgttgagtgtttgtgtgtgtgtgtagggtgtgaaAATTCAAGGATAGGCGTGAGGCACTTTTTCTAATTCATACAGGATTAAGTAGGCTATGGGAAGTGAAAAAATGCTGTTGAAGATTCTAGAGGGCAGCAGTTGCACCTACAGAATGTTGGAGAAGAAATTAAAAGGAAGGACTTTTGTGATTGTTCATGAAGATAAATACTTTGGGTATTGAATGTTTCCCCATAAACCATCACTAATTACAGTAaaacatacactactgttcaaaagtttggggtcacttagaaatgtcattgtttatgaaagaaaagcacatttcttgtccattaaaataatgacaaattgatcagaaatacagtgtagatgttATTAATGTTGTAATTGACTATTGTATTGACTATTGAaacttttaatggaatatctacataggagtacagaggcccattatcagcaaccatcactcctgttccaatggcacgttccTATGtcagctaatccaagtttgtcattttaaaaggcttaTTGATCATCAGAAccattttgaaattatgttagcacagctgaaaactgtttttctGATTAAAGACGCAATAAACCTGGCCTTTAGACAAGTTgattatctggagcatcagcatttgtgggttcaattatagactcaaaatggccagaaacaaaactttcttctgaaactcgtcagtctattcttgttctgagaaatgaaggctattccgggcaagaaactgaagatctcatacaacgctgtgtactactcccttcacagaacagcacaaactggctctaaccagaatagaaagaggagtgtgaggcccggtgcacaactgagcaagaggacaagtacattagagtgtctagtttgagaaacagacgcctcacaagttctcaactggcagcttcattaaatagtgcccgcaaaacaccagtctcaatgtcaacagtgaagaggggactccgggatgctggccttctagacaaagttcctctgtccagtgtctgttcttttgcccatcttaatcttttctttttattggccagtctgagatatggctttttattCGCAACTCTGCCtacaaggccagcatcccggagtcgcctcttcactgttgacgttgagactggtgttttgcgggtactatttaatgaagctgccagttgaggacttaccACTTgaggtctgtttctcaaactagagaaACAGACCTCAacagacacactaatgtacttgtcctcttgctcagttgtgcactggggcatcccactcctctttctattctgattagagaccatttgtgctgttctgtgaagggagttgtaCCAAGGGagtagccttttaaaatgataaacttggattagctaacacagcttgtcattgaaacacaggagggatggttgctgataatgggcctctgtactcctatgtagatattccattaaaaatcagtggtttccagctacaatagacattgttaatgttgtaaatgactatctacactgtatttctgatcaatatgatgtttttttaatggacaaaaaaatagatTTCCTttctaaaacaaggacatttctgagtgaccccaaactgttgaacggtagtgtacattttaaTAACGTCATCCTATTTGAGACATTAGGCTATGTAACACCTGGTTTAGTGCTTACCTTTGTTCATCTTCTTTGGTCCAGTTGCACTTGCCATTCTATCACCCGATGATACGCAAGATCCTTGAGCTGTAAAATAGGCTTCATGAGACGCCAACAATCGGACACAAATATGAATAGTAGGCCTAAAGATAAATCAGCAAGCCATCTAAATGTGTGTTTATTGTAGAATGTATTAGGCCTATTTTGATTTGCAAATGGATATATATACTACTGTATGCTATCATTCTGGTCAGAAGAGCAAAATAGAATGCTCGCATAAGTGAAAGTAAAACTGTCAACTTCCTTAGTTTTCCTTCCCTACGTTATGAACATTTCAATGTAATTTATTTAGGCCCTAGATCTAATACAGTTTTGTTCTAGCATACTTTTGGGTTAACTGAAGTGTTTTTTTAAACCTTTCAAAGATATGTATTTTTAATGGCCAATGGACATGGCTCCTACTTTATTCGACTTACATTTCTTGAATTCCGTCAGTTCCTTTGCGACATCCTCGCAGTTAATTGCCGCCAAGACCTCTATAGCCACATTCACAGCGCCGTCTTCAGTGAAAGTACGGGTCAGAATGTCTACCAAATCCACTGGGTCCGCTTTCTCAACAATGCCCTTGCGAACTTTTGGCTCCTGCTTACGGTCACAGAGTTTACGTCTGAACTTCTTCAATTCAGCCTCTCCCAAGTCATCAAGGACTCCAAGTAATATATCGCCAACGGTTTTCGACATATTTTACACAAGGTTTTGTAACATTAAGCTACGTGCCTTCTATTCTGTTGTCTAATAAGCTACTGACTGTCTTTTCAAGATACTGTACAATTCGCACCGTCACACGTCATAGGCCGAGGGGAGGTCCATCAGCACACTCCAGCAGAAACAAAATAGCCTACTCcattacatttttacaaatatGTCATTTAGAATTTATATTAACGAATCTATTAaattatttgtatatatttttgccTGCTCATTTTAGTTGTATACCTTTCGAAATAATACAGAAAATGTAAATAGTATTTTCAAGTTATGTACAGTTTATTTACAAACATTGTTCCCTAAATCATGTAAATCACACATTATATTCAACAGAACAAGCATTGTCCCTCTTAGCTTTATTTTGTCATCAATAAAAGAGGTAGATATTAGAGTATAAAAATAGACAGATCCTCACAGTCAAAGTTAATGTCAAACATTGTTCAACAGCATGGGTGCTAAGCAGGGGTGTCATGCACCCATTATTTTAGAGGGGGCAAGAAGTACTTGGGGTTGTTCATCACTAACCATGTCATTACCATAAAGAACATCAGTATTGGAGACAGCTGGGCTTACAGTTTCATTGAGCTCTTATTCTGCTGATGTTATTAGGAGGTAAGTCATACACTAAAACCAAATCAAATTGAAGGCTACTACCTACTTTTtttaattcagatttttcagCGGGTGCTGCAGCAACCTCAACACGCCTACTTCACACAGCTATGGCTACTACTGTATCACTTGGTAATAAGTGTTACACCAAACATTGTCTAATGTTGCAGAAAGAAATCCCATGAATAGAGCAGATGTTATTCCTTTCTACATGTCAAAGAGGCATGCTTGTTCTACATAGCATATTTCTAGTGATGTAGCCATAACACTATCAAGAGACAATAGCACCAATGAGAACCAGTGCTGCTGGTACACTCCCTCTAATGCGACGCCCATGCTTCGCTGGACACTGGTGATGATACTGGTGCCCCCTGGCCTTGCCAGGAGGACTCTGTCCCCGTGGGTAAAATGTTCAGGCTGGCCAGGACCTCCTGTGCCGTCTTTCCCAGCATCCCCTGCACGTCCAAGACGAAGCGGTAGACGTAGCGCTTGCCCGTCGTTTTGTGGATGATGTTCTTGTGGTAGTAGTAGCGCAGGCCACGGCTCAGCTTCTCGTAGTTCATCTTGGGCTTGTTCTTACACTGGCCCCAGCGCTTGGCCACCTGGATGAAACACAAAGGGGGTGATTGTTAAAAAATAACCACAAACACCTGATAGCATATTCCCATTGCTCAATCCTATGCTGGTTTCCAACTCCTAGTACGAGTGGTTAAAATCTCTCACAATCAGCAGAGAAACTCACCTCTGCTGGGTCGGACATTTTGAACTCCCAACCGTCTCCTGTCCAGCAGATGAAGGTACAGCAGGCGGAGTCTAGAAGCAGCTCCAGTAAGAACTGCCACAATTGGATGGGCCCTGATCCTGAATAGAGAGAAAATACAATTCTGAATTTTTTCATATGCATTATCTTTAGCCCTAGACTGCAAACAAAAGTTATTTTTGCCTGCTACTCTTAAGATATACTATGAATTTGTTTCAATTTAAAAGAAGACACAGTAATGACAAAAGCACATTCTAGAGCAAACACACAATCAGGCtccaatatacacacacactacccacgctcacacacacacacacttgtataaCAGTAGTAATGATAAGTCATGACAAGAGACTAGTCTCACCTGGATAAGCTGACATTCCCATCACTTGTCCTCCTTCCCTCTCGGGTCTTTGGGAGTGTATACTTTTGCGTTTGGCCACACGGGGGCAGTATTGCTCTGAGGGCTGCTGTGGTCCAGGGGTTGAGGAACAAGATGGAGGGTGGTGAGGGGGCAGCAGGGATGCGCTGTAGCTGGGAGAGGGGTAGTCTGGCCAGAAGGAGGGTGACGTCTTCTGTGCTTCTGAGTCGTACAGTTGTTCACCTGAGTGACGGGTGTAGCTTTGTTCAGCTTCACCTATGGAAGAGGAGGAGTTAGACATTGCATATATTATCCATGTAATCATAGCCTATGGATTTCTGTGTGGTTATTTTTACAAGTTAAATAAACGAAGAAGAGCTGGTAATAACAGACAGCTTGAAAAATGATTTGAATTAGACATTACACAGCCTACAAAAAAAACAACTGccaatatgtttctaaacacaaATAGGCCTAATGGTCTTGCATTGGTTAATTTAATTTTTTGTGTGGTTTTTCTTACTGAGGTGGTCCAGGCTGACAGTGCTGGGGGACCCGCTGTGGCTCGTTCCTTTTCCAGGGAGGAAGGAGTTGCTGGTGCTGGCATCCTCCATGCCAGGGCTGAACTGTCCATTCTGGGCTGGGGAACACAGGGGCACAAGGCTGTGGTACGTCTGGGTGGAATCCTGGACCCCCGCTTGAGACTGGTCCAAAGTCAGCCCATCTAATAATGGATAGAGAGAAAAAAGGAATGAACAATCATGATCAATATTCATTCATTTCTAATACTACAACAGGTGTTGATAATAGAATCATTCTCAAAATAATAGAAACAAATGGATTGGAGAACAGGGGACTGACACTCACCACTTGGGTATGATGCCCAACAGTTAAACTCTGGGTATGAATCCAGGTTGAACAGGACAGAGTCACTGGAGGTTACTGGGAAAAAAAGAATGAAAGACGTcaacaataaatacatgtgaGCAACATTGGAAGTTAGTCAATGGTCACTGACAGGTCTATCTagtgatttcccccccccccccagaatgCTTATCAGAGTGGTCAAATAAAGTGGTTGTTAAAGAGTCTCTGTAAGAGTCTTCATAGGTGTACCTTTGTTGTCGTACGGACGTGGATTCTTCTGCGGCTCTCCAGAACTCTCTGGATACTGTTGCTGCTCGGGTCCTTTACAGTCTAATAGAAAAGACAGGTCTTCATCACTGTAGTCTGGAGGTCACGGAGATAGAAGAGAAGGATGGGGATGAGTCAAAAGGCATGAAGATCTGAACAGAACTCAACATGGAATAGAAATAGAATTGGTTTAGAATGTAATAAGTTATATTGATATGAAGGGGTTACAAGCTTATCTCGAAAGACTGTCTAACTGCTATTCTTGAAGCAATAATATGTTATGGTCTACTACTATTACTCATTCTTATTGACgtttaataatagtaataataatacattaatataTCTATTCAACAACTATTCTGCAGCACCCAGAACAAAATCTCAACCATACCCATTTGAGTTgaatggagggagaaggggaaacagagggaaagaggaggaaacGCCAGTGGAGGGAGTGTGACAGAGTAGTgatgaagggggaggagaggggctcTAAATCTGTTGGAGAAGGAAGTCTGGAGGAAAGGATTAGGGAAAGAGAGCGGGAGGGTCTTTAACCCGACCACCCCGTCTCGCTCTACCTCCCTCAGTCAGACTGACATTCCTACAAACAGTGCATGGACACACACCCCAGCACCCCTTTTCCTGACGCAGCCCTCGGTTGGGTAGAAGAAGCAGATGTCAAGGTCTCATTTTGAGTTTCTGGCAGGGCTGATGAGATACTAGCTATGCAAAAAACATTTCCGTTGTCCTTCAACTACTACACAGAGCTACAGGAAACATAGCTCAAAATCTTATCATAGAAAAATGTGGATACTCTGAAAGTTATTTTCAGAGTGTACAATGATAACTAATAAAGTTGATGATTAATCATAATTCTAGTGGCGTTGGTGGCAGTTATTTGGTTTGGGGTGTAGTTCAATCTGAACGGATACATTGATCAGTGTTTATCAATAAGTTATCCAATGAGAACATGACTTACCATATGATGCAAAGTCCAAACCAGCAGGGACTTCCTGTGTCCTGAAGTCTTCCATATAATATCCAGCTTGGTACATCTCCATCTGTGTGGAAAAAGTGGAATACATATGTCATGCCCATTTTATTGTGGAACATCTTTTTCATACAATTTTACATCTTTGGTTGATATGTATAATCGGATTTCTTTAAAATGGTATCtgaaaatgtaaatatatattgTATTATTAATAAATTTAAGTGTTCGTGCAGGCTGCATACATGAACAAACTTAAAATCGCAGGAGGCAAAATCCTACCTTTATTTTAGAGTCTCTGGTGTCTATGTTTCTCTCGTTGGATTTCAGGATGGTATCCTAGTACGTATTTGACGGGAACAGTTGCTTCCACTTGGAGTTCAGAGTTacagttgtgttgtctccctctgcCCGGCCCAGTCCCGTTATAAAGCAGCGGAGCTTTGAGGGGCGTGCCTGCTCCCCGGTGCAAAGGAATTTGTCCTCTTGCTTCGTGACTCCCCGGtcccaaaaaactgctgtttaACTGGCCGTGACGTCAGCCATGACTCACGAACACAGATTTGGcagccagacacacactcattcacaaaAATGTATCATAAAATGGTCAATTGAGCGCCCAAAATCTAATTAACATTGCATGCCCAATTGGCTATCTTACTCCCATGATAAATTGACAACCCATTCATGATCATATAATGTATGGATAGTTTTAGTGTATTCATAGATATATTTTATAGGAATACAACTTGATCTacaaatttattttatttaaattagGCCAATATAAAACTAGCCAATGTACTGAGAAAATGTTTTCCCCCAATTAGGTCAATAGCGATTACACAATAGGCTACACCAAAACGCCTGTATGCCTATCAATTGGCTATTGACTTAGTCATTAAAAAACTCTATGGAAATCATTACCTTTTTCTATGCTTGGCAACGTCGACTAAGCATAAACCCATGCCAGCCAGGGCGGAGGACAGATAGGGTGTTTTAAAAATCAGAACTTGCAAGTTGGTTATAATGAGGTGGGCGGCCATGAGCATATCTTTAGAAGCCATTCGACAGAACAATAGCCCGTAAACTACATGCTGAAGCGCTGAAATCACGGTGTGAGTGGCCTGAGCAGATAAGGCCCACACAAGCGCCTTGTATAAACAAACACCGCAATTTTCCCCAGCAGAGACAAAATACATCTGGAAAAGTGAGCTGCCAAGTCGTGTACGGTGTGGGAGACACGAGTCGTGATTGGGACTAATCACGacgaatcccccccccccccccccccccccctccagacaAGGACACATGGGGGTTCGAGTTACACAACCTCCGTGCCGGCCTAATGATGACGAGTCCATCATCAACTCAACTGGTTTACCAACTGAATGACACAATGAAAAACTCCTGAATATTACAAAGCTGAACAATGCCATGACCTTAATCAAAATATCTCATAGATCTTAATAAATAAAAATGGGCCTAAACATTGTTCAGTGGACTGAAGGGACAATTCAACTATATTTCGTTATTTCCTTCCACAAATGAGGAAACTTTTAAATGTATACGACAGAAAATGCATACTAAATCTAGGCATACTAGTAGGCTATTAATGCTGTGCCTTGTAAAGGGCTTGGGATCATCTCAGCTGGGCTATTTATTTGAATTTATTTTGACATAAAAGGCCAAAGAAAGTTTCGATTTTCTGAATATATTATGGTGATAGACAAACTAAAGTAGGTATGGGCTACTCCATGCATGCGTTAAAGCCAGATTGAGACATAAGCAATGTGTGATAGCTTTCATGATAAACCCATGGAAATTGATAATTAAAGACACATCTTTTATAATGAAATACAGAAACTCACATTTTCTATTGTCTAACTTTGCAAACTTAAGTAATAAAACAATGTTTTATGAATTTGTTTAAAGTCACCTTTTACATTCAACCTCAAGGAAGTGCATTGGGCCTATCATATTATAGCCATATCTATAGTCTCCATCTATATATAGACCGACTTGCAGACTAAAAAAGTAAAGGCCTTAAAATATGCCCTTTCCTACATCGACGATAGATGGTTATTTGTCAGAACATTTAGTGATCTGTTTGCTAAGGGGAACATGTTCTTACTTTGTAACCTACTTTGGAAGGAGGTTCTTTTTATCACAGTGTGCAAGTTTGCGGTCAGATTTTTTGACATCAGTTGCAATTTCCGGAGTCATATTTAGAAAAACTACAGGAAGGCTATACAATGTTCATTACCACTATGGTTATTATGGTGAGGCTATTCAAGTTTAGAAAGTTGCAAGCAACAGGCTTTTGAATGCCAAATGAATGTATTTATCTCAACAATGCCCAAGAACAAATTagaaataggcctacattcaTTTGTAAATTACATGTTGCTTGGAACACACAATATGTAATGTGTTAGTGCACCTCAAAATGCATGATGGCAATAAATATTTCTCAAAACATTGCTGAATGATAACAACACTCGGAGCAAAGCCTATAGAAGCTCAACCCTATCTGCACCTTTATTGCTCTATGTCCAATCATCAGCCTGATCAACTTTTAGGCACAGTCAGATTAGGAAGATTGTCATCGTTGGTTTGTAGGCTAATCAGCAGGTTTGTGTGTGCAATGTTGTAAGAAATTAAAAAGGACTTCGTTTCACCAGTAGGGACCCAGCCCTAATGCGTTGTTAGAGTGACTTCACTTCCCAatttagagtgagagagagaaaaaaagctgCCATCCGGTTATGGACTAAGCAAGAATTGTTGCTGCAATGGTTTGCGCCAAAGGGTAAATGCGCTTGTGTATGGGTTGATGCGATTCAGTCAGGCTATCCAGACTAGTTATAACGTGTTTAAATGACTAAATGAGAATCAACGACTGAGTGACTGCTACAATGGACTGTACGATAAAGGTAGGCGATTGAACTGGTTTTAATGTCGCTTGTGAAAACGATACGCAGCCACCCACTGAGTCGGTTAGCACGTCTGTTTGCTGAGTGAGAGAGGCAAAGCGGTGATGCGAGGTCCCCACTCTTTCCTTCTTGTACAAAATTTCCTCTTCCTTCCCGTTCGTGGTTGTATGTCGGCTCTTTAATAACACAAGTAACCACTACATCTTTACACACCGATAAAAACGAAATGGTGTCCAGCACTGCACGCGTAAAAGGGGCGCGCAAAACTCGCTATTTTAATTGTTTCGTTTAATCAAGTTTAATGCAGACGTTCCTGGGTTAAAAGCACATATGCTAGTTTAAAGAAAGTTAAAGGTGATTTAAAGAAGTGATTCACCTGTCCCAATTGATGATAAAGACGACACATTTGAGGCACATTACACAGCATATAAGCAATATTGATCAGTACAAGTTTATTGGAGCGCTCTCGTGGCAGGTGTCTTGGCGCCATTGAACGCATTTGGAGTATAAGGCCACTTTCCATAGAGTTGGAGGATCGAAATCCATGAGATGACTGGTATTTCATATTTTACATTCATTTATTTAAACATTAAATCATCATTACCACAACATATGAATTACTGTTAGGATTATTTTATCCAATTAAACAAAAGGACTTCAGGAAATTCTTCTTCTTTAATCGAATGATTAAAATGGGGTAATGTAAAGACGATCTAAAGCTTACCGAAATTGATGAGAATAACTAGGCTACTATATGTAGCCTAACTGTTATTGGAATAGATACAATATTGACTAATCTAATGGTTCTGAAACGCATTTTTGTCATGAAGGTGGGGCACAAACCATGACCAAGACAACCGAACAGCATCAATTACAAATATAACGTATTGAGGTATTCCTTGTTATAGCAATACTGATTATTATTTTCACATAATAGGGTGAATTTAACCAAACAGTTAACGAATAGTTCGACAAAAATATGTAGCGCCTGATTAAATAGCTTGTTCTGTAAAACAACAAGGACCTTCAACTTTGAGAAAAAAGGCACCAAAACAACGAATTGATGTTCTGCCAAGGTTATAAACCTCACGATCAATTCAGCCTATTTGCAGAATGAAACATATCAATTTAGAGGCTAATAACGAAACGAAATAAACGATTTAACAGGTTTTGAAATTGGTTCCTCAACCATGTTGATAATATTTTGAAGTAGCTAAGGCATTGGAATAAGCCATTTACATTAAAATGTTATTAAACTTGATTAAAATGTATATGTTTTGGACCAACAACTTTAGCCTACTTTCACGCATTGCAGGTGTCCATCCTGTTTCTCGTCCACTGAAGTCAAATCACTTCCAGAAACGTATAACGAAATTATCATTACTTTTCTTCATACCCTACAGCTATTACAACATATAGGACTAACATACTTATGCTACTATTTGGATAACCTGAGGGAGGGAATAAATAGGCTACTTCTGGTTACTGAAAATTGATGTTATTACAGTGACATATAGAGCGTAATTTAGGAGCgcgcgcacaca is a genomic window containing:
- the LOC120031074 gene encoding protein c-ets-1-B-like isoform X2, producing the protein MEMYQAGYYMEDFRTQEVPAGLDFASYDCKGPEQQQYPESSGEPQKNPRPYDNKVTSSDSVLFNLDSYPEFNCWASYPSDGLTLDQSQAGVQDSTQTYHSLVPLCSPAQNGQFSPGMEDASTSNSFLPGKGTSHSGSPSTVSLDHLSEAEQSYTRHSGEQLYDSEAQKTSPSFWPDYPSPSYSASLLPPHHPPSCSSTPGPQQPSEQYCPRVAKRKSIHSQRPEREGGQVMGMSAYPGSGPIQLWQFLLELLLDSACCTFICWTGDGWEFKMSDPAEVAKRWGQCKNKPKMNYEKLSRGLRYYYHKNIIHKTTGKRYVYRFVLDVQGMLGKTAQEVLASLNILPTGTESSWQGQGAPVSSPVSSEAWASH
- the LOC120031173 gene encoding apoptosis-associated speck-like protein containing a CARD isoform X2, producing the protein MSKTVGDILLGVLDDLGEAELKKFRRKLCDRKQEPKVRKGIVEKADPVDLVDILTRTFTEDGAVNVAIEVLAAINCEDVAKELTEFKKSQGSCVSSGDRMASATGPKKMNKDKHFVDHHRTALINRVSQLDPILDRLLDWDIITPNTYSDVKANRTTQNRMRELYDGPLKACGPKGKDIFLDILMELEPFLISDLKGE
- the LOC120031173 gene encoding apoptosis-associated speck-like protein containing a CARD isoform X1, with translation MSKTVGDILLGVLDDLGEAELKKFRRKLCDRKQEPKVRKGIVEKADPVDLVDILTRTFTEDGAVNVAIEVLAAINCEDVAKELTEFKKSYFTAQGSCVSSGDRMASATGPKKMNKDKHFVDHHRTALINRVSQLDPILDRLLDWDIITPNTYSDVKANRTTQNRMRELYDGPLKACGPKGKDIFLDILMELEPFLISDLKGE
- the LOC120031074 gene encoding protein c-ets-1-B-like isoform X1, with the translated sequence MEMYQAGYYMEDFRTQEVPAGLDFASYDYSDEDLSFLLDCKGPEQQQYPESSGEPQKNPRPYDNKVTSSDSVLFNLDSYPEFNCWASYPSDGLTLDQSQAGVQDSTQTYHSLVPLCSPAQNGQFSPGMEDASTSNSFLPGKGTSHSGSPSTVSLDHLSEAEQSYTRHSGEQLYDSEAQKTSPSFWPDYPSPSYSASLLPPHHPPSCSSTPGPQQPSEQYCPRVAKRKSIHSQRPEREGGQVMGMSAYPGSGPIQLWQFLLELLLDSACCTFICWTGDGWEFKMSDPAEVAKRWGQCKNKPKMNYEKLSRGLRYYYHKNIIHKTTGKRYVYRFVLDVQGMLGKTAQEVLASLNILPTGTESSWQGQGAPVSSPVSSEAWASH